From the Pyrenophora tritici-repentis strain M4 chromosome 5, whole genome shotgun sequence genome, the window TATCATCATGGCCAAGAATGTGTGCGGGGATGTACCCCTGGCTAGCACACGTGATGTTGAGCGTTGGGTGGTGTTGAGTAACGCGGATCCAAAGGCCGCTCTGCCGTGTCAGCCGTGTTCCCGCGCCAACAAAATAGGTGGGCCGGTGGCGAAGAAGCGTAGCTCGGTGTCGGCGGTCCGAGAAGCTAGCCAGTGAAAGCAGAGTGCTGGGCTCCTGACACGATCTGAGTGGTGGCTTTGCGGCAGTTCTGGATGGTGAGAAAGGCTATTTTTACCCATTGTTTTTCAGGGGTTCCTGATTGGCAAAGGCTTCTGGACCGCAGCTCTGAACACGTCGTTAAACACGAGCAACAAAACAAGCAAATCCAGATAGATTGGCGATGATGATATTAGGGTTTATGCGGTCTAGATGTCATTTGCGGAGCAAAAGTGTCAAATGGTCCACAAGCGCACTCGGTGGATGCCCTAAGCAGCCTCAGCACGGCTCCAACCTTGAACGAAGCAGTCGCGGCGCCGGTAGCGTTGGCACAGACATGACGTTGTTTAGAAAGAAACCCATGCGCAGTTTCTACCAGAGAACGTAACAAGGGCGTCGCATATAGCGACCCTGAACTGTATGTGCCAACTCCATGGCTGTCCTGTTTCATGACACCGATTGCGTCACGCTGTCGTAAATGCTTCGCTTCAGGATGAATCGCCGCTGTGCGGAGAATGTAGAAGGGCATGAATAGGTAATGATGATTGGTGATGGGTACATGCAGTATCGGAATGCTTGAATGCGGACAAGCATGAGGTGCGCGGAAGGGTCGGGGCACATGTGAAGGTGGCTTAGCTATTTTAGGCGTGGTGAGAGGCGAAGGATGCGGGTCTACACTTCGTGTTTCTGTCATGTAGTGCATGTATCAGCAGCCTTCTTAGTTTGGACCACCTTCTGCCTTAAGGGCTGATCTTCCCTTTGCCGACCTGGACCTTTTTTACTCCGCCCAAAACCCTGGTTCCTGTGACTTCTCCGACTTGCACTCCCTTCCCGACTAATTGTTCCGAACCCGACCTTGCTTTGACGTACCCTACATTCGCTTTCTTCTGTTTGAAAAGAAACGACCATCTGTAGTCCCGGATAAGAACCGAAAAACAAGCAACGAGGCTATTGATTGTTTGGCAAGTGGCGTCTGACCTGCAACCCAGCCACTCGGAAGCGACAGAATGTGAGTAACCCAGTTTCGCGTACACACGACACTCGTATAAGCTTCAGCAGCGGGTTTGCTGCAACGGCCGCCGTGTTCTTGATTACAACATGGCCTGCTAACAGGATCTGCGCAGTTTCTGTTTCCGTTTGTTGACATCAGCCCACATTCGCTTTCCCTCCACCTTCTTCCCACTTCGGTTATCCACGACACAATCTCGCCATGCGTTCGTTCTGCCAATTGGCTGTTTTGGCCCTTCCCCTGTTCAGCACTGCAGTTGTTGCCTCAGCGGATGATCAAGCCGAGAAACCTTCGACGCTATACGCAAGTGCACAGGATGTATTTCAAGACCTTCTCAACGCGCTACCCGAGGAGTCTCTGCAAGCGGCATTGAGTGGACTGAAGGACTTTAAGAACGGTGTCTTCGAGTCACACCACCGCGGCGTCGAACATGTTCACAGCAGCAACCCAGCGCTTGCCACGAAGCTTATCGTCGACGCCGTCATGGACTTGAGGAAGCGACAGGCGCCCCAGGCCAACAACGGCACCACCACTGTTACCGAAGCTGCTGCATCCTCACCCCAGTCAAATTCACCTCCGCCGCAGACGGAGCAAGCCTCGACACCTGCTGCGACTAGCAATGCACCACCTGCCCAAAGCAGCAACGCACCCCCAACTCAGAGCAGCCAGGCACCAGCAGAGAGCTCTGCCGAGCCTTCGAAGCCTCAATCCAATCCTGGTAGCACAGCCAATGCGCCAACAGCCACTGTGACAACTACAGCCGAGAAGACGACTACAGCTCAACGTCCGGCCCTCATCCCCGTTGTAGCCACTGTCACCCAAGATGGCACCACTGTTGTGAAAACAACCGAGGTACTCAGCGCCGTCACAGCCTCTGTCGCCGTGACCGTCGTCCGCACAAACCAACAAGGCAGCACCGTAACACAGACTGAAAACCGCCCTGCTGTCATCAAGACAGTAACCGACAGCGCCGGCCGTACAACCGTCACCACCTCTGCCGCAAACTACGCCCCAACTGCCGGAGAAGTAAAGACCCAAACCAACGAACAGGGCTCGACCTTCTTGACCACTTACACCCCTGGCGGCGGCCTCGTCAGCAGCATCCAGCTCATCACCACCACAGATTCAGAGGGTCGTCCTAGTACCATGACCAGCTACACATTCGTGGACCCCATCCAAGCAACGCAAACCGATGACAAGACAACTGCCACCGGCAAGCCATCCCTCCAAACCGGTGCTGCCATCAAGAACGCAGCGCAGTACGCCGCCGTCGGCGTGGGCGCGTTTGCCTTTTTTTTATAGAAATTATGCGCTAGGAACATTGTACATATAACGAGCAACACGACAATTTTCCTCATCTTTCTGTCTCTCTAATTCTTTGGCATTTCCAGCGACAAAAAAACTCCTTTTTTTGATACCCCGGATACACACTCCTTTGAGAAACAAAACTTTGGCATGGTTTGTTTACCTTTTAATCGGTTTGGGCTGGGCATGATAGGTATATATGGGATGGATGGGATGGATGGGTATTTAAGTTGGGCACAAAACGGCGTGGCATTGTAGTATACATGACGGAAACCTACTATTTCACAGAAGGGCGCTCGGTCTCTTGGTTTGCGTTTAGGGTCTACATACTGGGACTTTACATACGCATTAATCAAGTAGAAGTAAAGAAATACACGAGGAAAATGTTCAAATTGAAATTGCCGTTGTACTACTTACATGTGATGTCTTCTTCACATTGATTGTCGAAGCAAACACAACTAAAGCCTGTCCGTCGTCCCGGCTCCACTCGACCCACTGAGTAATATAGTTCCCCCACCCGTCGACCGTCAGAACCCGTTCCTCATGCACCTTCTCGGGTGTGATGCGGAAAGAAAACCACGAGCTCAGATCCGTCGTTCGTTCGTGGTGGACTAACACCCTGGGTGTAAAGACTAGGAAGAAAGAAAGATGGGTGATGGTGATGGAGGGGAAGGTAGGTGACCGTAGATGTAAGCGTAGGCCTCAGCAAAAAGGGCAGAGTATGAGAGGGGTAGCGGCGTTCTTAGACGCGAAAGAAGGTGTAGGTGATAAAGATGGTTGAGAAGGATATAGATAATATTGTGGGTGTTTGGATAAGGGGTTTGTGTCGACGCAAGGAGTGAACAATGGAGTAGCAAAGAAACCGGGAAAAATAGACGTGTGTAGTGCTAGGGGTGTGTGTACGTGATTGGAAGAGTATGTACGGTAAGGCCGATGCCAGGATGGATGATGTGATGGGATGATTGTATAGAGAAGATTGTAAGTTTTCGCTTCTTCTTAAGAGAGAGGGGGGAAGGAGAAGGTAATAGAGGGTTACTTACATGATCAATGAGATAGCCTGAGCCAACTAGAGAGCTTACTTTCGAGACACAAGCTTGAGCCAGAGTGGCTTGTCTTTCCACGTCACGTAGAGCTCCTGGTCTGCCCGGCTCTCCTTGGGATTTGCCAAAGAAAAGTCAAAGTTCAGAATAGGCAAGGTCAGAATCAGCCTCATTTTCATGAATGCGACCCTGCGAGTCGCTGATTAGTAAGGTATGTAACGGCGCGAACAGATTCATACGTACTTTCATCGGAGACAGCTTCTTGGACCCAGTGCAAAAGGCTGTGATGCTCGGTGTCGATCGTTGATGTGGGCTTCATTGTTTTCAACAGGATGCGGTGGCAGCCAGCGCTCAGGAACCAAGTCTTCGGGATGGTGGAAGTATCGAGGCAAATGAGCTGCTGTGTGGAAACCCGGGTCTATGAGATTGGTTGCCTTGCCAGCAAATTTGGAAGAGGAGAGGGTGCCAGAGTCAGAGAAACATAGAGGCTCAAGTTAACAGTCATCATGCCAGCTTCAAATGCACCGTATGCAACTTTAGGCCATGGATGCCACTCGCGGTCTCGTAGGCAGTTGAAGGACTCCAAGAACAACGTAGGGGAGTATGTAAGTTCGGTAAAGCCATGGCCCAGGAAACATTCGCAGAGGGTGAAAGTATGTGTTGTACGATCCAAGTGCTAACATGTATAATATAATCTAACCATAACCATCTTAGTTTGCGTGGAGTAAGTGAGTAGTTGTACTTGTGCTTACACAAAATAACAGCATCGTTGTAAAGCTTTGCCCGGGTCATGTTGGCGATCCACTGGCCTATAATCCCCCTATGATGGCTGTCAAAAAGTATTGGTGCCCGGTCTGACGTTCGATACATTCTGGTAATTTCCCAGCGATCAAAAACCCCGGAGCAGCTTTCATCAATCTAGTTCAAACACAACTAGACAACCCGCACAAAAGAGATAAGTAGAAAGAATGGGTATTGAAGATTTTGTATAAAAATGACAACGCCACTATGCTATGCGCAGTCAGGTCAGAGAAAGAATAGAGTGAGTGTGACACCTGTATCCATCCAGTAGCCGAATACCGCCTGCCCGTCCGCCCACGCGCGCAAAATGCAAGCCCCAAAAGCATGTTTGCCCTACTTGAGCCCATCCAACCATGACTCAGAAGACAGACGGAGAGAGGGGGAGATGCTAAGCAAAAGTGGATCACCGTCCTCCCTACAGATATAATACAAGAACCAAACCCGAAGTTAAACAAGTCCTAGCGAAGGAGGAAAAGACTAAATGATCAACAGGTATATGCCATGCCGCCTCAACGCGCCTTTGTCGCAATAAAATACTCGACGCTCTCTCCTGCCCAACTCACGCTGTTAGTACCGGACTCATAGCGTTCCTCATCAAAGAGGCCGGCAATGCTTTGTTCGTTGCGCACGCCCTGCTTTGCGCCGCCGCCAAAGCTCTCCAAGCTAACAACCTTACAGCCCTGCTTCAAGTCTAGAAACTTTTGCAGCAACAGGTTGTTCAGCGTTTCGCCAAACACCTTGTTGTTGACAAGCACGACGTCTGCTCTACGTAGCACGTCGTCTATCTCGGGGCTTTCAAGGAAGTCGCCTTCGATGAGTTCGATGCGGCCAAGGGCAATGTTCCAGAGTTTTGAGCGCGCTTTGAGCTCAGAGGCTTGTTGGGAGCCGAGCGAGGCGGCGAGCTTCATTTTTTCTATGCCCCAGCTTTCCGCGCCAGTCTGCAGGGCCGACTGCAGGACGACGTTGCCGACGCCGGAGCCGAGATCAACAAATGTGTGCGTGGAGTTTAGGCCGGTTTGGGCGAAGATCTTATGGACAAAGGGGGTGAGGAGTTCGCCGTACGTCGTCTCCTTTCCTTCGACCTTACGTAAGCGGTGGGCATGGGGTGATACGATGCGGTTGTAGCTTTGGGCGGTGATGCGCTTGACGAGGCTGAGGGGGATGGCATGCATATCGTCGAGAATGCGGGGTATTGTGCCGTCGCTATATCGGTCCTTGATCAGCTTGTTGAACTTGGCTAGCTCCTGCTTAAAAAGGTCGGGGTCATCCTTGGTTACGGCGCGCTTGAGCAGGCGGACGGTGCCGAGCGCATCAGACGATAGCTCTGCGGAGAGATCTGGCGGGAGATAGTGCTGGATAATCTCCTCGATGCTGAAGTAGATGTCTTCTAGCGGACTGTATTCCTCATCCACCTCTTTGCGCGCGACCGCCTCGAACTTTTCTGGCCGGGATGGGCTTGGATACTGTAGCTCCATGACAAACTTGTTGTCGCTACTCGGAAATGCTGGCTTATAGGCCTTTGCTCCATCGTCTTTTGTCATCTCATAACCGTGTTTCAAGGTACTCTTGCCGGCTAtagccttcttcttccggAACGCGGCGTTCTCTTGGGCCAGCTTGATCATCTGGTCTGGTGTGCCATTCGAGGTGCCGTTGGTGTCCCCGTTTGCTGTCCCGTTGACAGCATCTTTCTTTTCTGGGTCTTGTATCCGTATACGCCGCTTTAGATCTGGTTCGAGGGCGCGGTTCAAACTCATAGGCTCAGTACTACTGCTGGCAGGCCGTGTCTTGCGGCGCTTGACGCCCAGGTGGTCGCTATCCTCCTCATCGCTGGACTCGTCACTGCTCGCCCACTGGGGGGTATCGGTTCCCTTGCGCTTACGGGTGTCGACACGCGACACGGTTACTGACGTGCGTGTGGGTTCTCGCGAGCCTGTTTGCGAACGAGGGGTCGACTGAAAGCGATTTGATGGAGGCCCTGATGAACTATGACTGCGGGCGCCGTTGGCTGGTCTTGACTGTGTGCGCGGCTGCGGCGATGGTCTTTGAGCGGGGACGGGCGCCTTCTTGACGAGGACGGTTCTCGTCTTGATCTTCGGTTTTCCAGGAACGAACATAACGGCGGCGCTAACTAAAGTTTGTCGTAAAGGGTGTGAGTGGGTGAATGCAGGCAAAAGGCGGGGTACGCAGCGGGCCGGTGCAGATAAGAAGGAGTGTATCGGTGAGGGCAGCCGGCAGCGAGAGAGAAGACAAAGAAAGGCAACAGCCAGCCAGCCAATACCGAAGACGTCGCACGCGCAATCCAGAAGATACCTGACCGGCCACGCTTGCAAGCCTGACAGGGATCGTCTCGCGTAGCCCGCCTTGGCACACGGAACAAGCCCCTTGACATCACCAGCCTGACCTTCTTGCCATCTACGCCAGCCTGGACTATACAACACCATGTTGCGCATTGATGAGCGTTGCTATGTCCACATCATGCATAGTCTTTCATGCCCGAGGCAGCAGCTTATCTTGACTCTGCATACCATCACTGCCTGCCAGCGCAGGCAACATCGTGCAGCATGCGCACTTCACAAGCACTGCAGCATAAGTACATGTCCTTTGTGCTCCTACATTTCTCCGAACATCTTGCCCCTTGATTCCTTGACTCTTGGTAAGCTCTCAGTGTCAACCTCACATTGACCTGAAATACCGCGGTAGACCGGTCTTGGCATACCACACATAGAGGTACCGCCAAACTAAGCTTTGAGTGACACGTTTCGAAAATACTATCAGAAGAATTTAGAGCGGATAAACAAAATGCGCATCTTTAGCGAGGACCACATCGTGTGCGGTACTAGAAGCGGTCAGGGGAGTCCATTTATGACCCGCTTCGATCAGACCGCTTCTGATACAGACCACTCAGGGCCATGTGATCAAAGGGAGGATTGTGGCTTGGGTGTGGAAGAGACTCTTATCATACAACCCCACACACCCGTACATATCCCCCCCACCCACGTCCACCCCCATAGATTCCCCCCCAGAAACCCAAACCCCCCCATGGCCCAGCCAACCAGCCAGCCACCGATAAACTTGTCAAAACCTTCCCATCTTCAATCCGCAGCCGCGTTCGCTCCTTCACAGACGCCGAACCGCTCGCTTTCCGATGGAAGTTCCCTGTCAACAAGCGGTACCGCGTCAAGGACGAAGAGGCCTTTGCAGCACTGCGAGAGAAGAACATTGAATGGTATGTCACCACCGGCCTGCTCAAAGAAGACCATCTCGGCTTGCAGTGGGCTGCCGGTGACTACACGTATTTGTTGTACTGGCACCATGACTGGATGCCGACTCCAGCTGGTGTGGATAGCACGTGTAGGGGGCTGCACATAGCACCAGAATTCATTAGAGAGTGGCAGGTAGGGAACTGGGAGAAGCATTTCGCAGATGTAGTCTTGGAAGATCGACCCGCGACGCCGTTTGTTGATCAGTCTGATTCGAGCATTGCACCGCTGTTTCTTTGGAAGGGGTAGGAGGTCTCGTAAACACTCCCAACATTGCCGAGACTTTGCCTTTGTGTCGTAGAAGTGCACTAAGTAAATGTCGAGTTCCGCCCCCTCTATCATCCGACTCCGATGCAGGCTCCCCCGTTAGAGGGAAGAGGGTGCGTCTGCATCGGGAGAAGAGTTACAGGATCTTGGAGCTTGCCATGGACGACTCGGGTGTCCCGGTGGAGGAGGAAGGTAAGGTGGTTGAGACCAAGATCGACGAGACTGCTATTTTGACGGACAACGAGGGCAAGACAGTGAAGAGTTGGTTGCGTATGTTATTAGAGTGAGCATCCACGTTACATTGCTATAATACCTCACTAGTCTTTAATTCAACCACAAGCCATTAGCATTCGTAATTGTCCAGTACAAATACCGTGAGCGTTTACAAGCAAGGTTCATAGAAGAAGCCACATGGGCTGATTAGAGTTAAAAGACATAGTCTCTTCCGCACGCAAGCTCGAAGTCGAGTGCAGGTGGCTAGGTACTAATACAATTGGGAATGTGAAGTTTACGCTCCCATCAGCGTCTTCGATCCCGACTACGGCTTCGGGTGCGGCTCCTTGCACGCCTCCGCCTGTCTCTATCATCTCGTCCTCTGTCACGACTTCGCTCACGACTCCTGTCCCTAGGCTTGCGATCGCGATCTTTGTCATCGACATCGCCACCACCGCCTGGTTGGTAGCAGTCGGACTCTAGACGTCTACTTCCTCGTTCTCTACCGCCATCCCAACGGTCGTAGTCTCGTGCACGGTAGCCTCGTGGACGGTCACGGCTGTTGTCACGTTTCCGAGGCGGCCGACTGTCCTCACGCTTACGATCTCGACTGTCCTCGCGTTTACGGGAGGCACCAGTGGCTGCAACGCCACCACCTGGTACATAGCGATCAATGTTGTCGGGACTCCTAGAGCGAGaatggcggcggcggcgttCGCGCTCGCGCCGTCCCCCTCGTGACCTCGAGCGCGAACGATCGCGACGCCGTTCTTCTCGAGGTGGCGAAGGACTGCGAGACCCGTAGCGCGACTTGCGGCGGCTAGTATGCGTCTCGCGTGAGCGACTGCGACTGCCACGGCGCGAGTGTTTGTCATCCCGGTCATCTCGATCCCGCCGTGAAGGTCTGTATGAATGTCTATCGTCATCCCGTCGAGACCGGCGGTCGTCTGCATAACGAGACGATTGCCTATCGTAACGACTTCCACGAGATGGTGAGCGGGTTTTGCTACGTTTTCTAGTACTGCGAGCGACACTACGTGATCGTGAACGACCCCGCGACTTGTCAAGCTTGGATGGCAGCTCAGGCGGATAATCCCATCTCGACTTTTCGATTGATGGAGCGTCCGTCATAGCCGTGTCGTCGTCCTTTGCGAGCGCAGTTGGTGTCTTTGGGGCGGGGGTCTTGCTATCCTTGCTTGGCGAACCATGTGCGGGTGAAGTAGACTTGCTTTCGAGCTTCGCCAGTCGGGTGGTTGCCGGGTCTCTGGGAACAAGGGACTTGGGAGGTTGCGCTTTACGCATAGGAGGTTCAAGTGATTCCGATCGTTCTAGAACAGGCCGTTGTCGAGACTTCTTCATCTGCTCGCTTTCCTGCAGCAGTAACTGAAGCGCTAGGTCATCATCCACTTTGATATCTCCAGGTTTGAGGGACGGGCGACGTTCGGGTGACCGGGTCCTTGTCCTACTCCTCCGCCTGCTCCTGTCTCGTCCGCGACGGTCCCTATCACGTTCGGGAGTCCTGCTACGTCCACGACCACCCCGACGACGGCCGCCCCGATCTCGGTCGAGCTCCTCCTGTATGCGTCGCTCCCTTTCGGCATCTTCCTCGCGAATCTTCTTGAGGCGTGCCTCACGGCTCTTTTCGTGTTCCTCGCGTTCCTTCTTGAGGCGTAGGCGCTCCTCCTCTCTCTCCTTATCGATCCTCTCGCGGTCCTTGCGCCGCCGCTCCTCGTCTTCCTTTTCTCGTTCCTCGCGCTCTTTGCGCCTCCGCTCCTTCTCTTCCTGGCGCGCCTTTTCACGAGCCTCATCCTCTTCCCTCTCGCGACGCTTGCgctcctccttcttcgctCTTTCCTCGCGCTCCCTCTCACGCTCTTCCTCAAGTTCTTTCTCACGCCTGGCCTCACGTCTCTCACGTCGCGCCTCTGCTTCTTGCGCCCATTCTTCCTCGGTTTTGCTGCCCCGCTTCTCTTCCTCGGCGGCTGCTTCAGCGCCAATTTCTTGGATGCGGTACTCGCGCATCTTTGGCAGACCTTGCTCTTGGATCAATCGGTCCAGCAAAGTGTTCACAGTGTTCATGATGTTCCCGTAAATATCGCTGCGTTCGCCTGCGCCTTCAATAAGTGTCGTCGCCATTCGGGGGTCTTTGGACAGCAATGAGGGATTGCGATCAGTCTCGCGCTCGACGAGATCCTTGAGAGCGGCTTGGAGCTCATCCTTGGCTGGCTAGAGTATGAAAGTCAGAACTGCGTGCATGCGAAAAATATGTAGCACTTACTCCTGATACGTATTGCTTCATCAGGTCTCGGCGGATATCGTCGTACGTTCCCTTTTTCTGGAACATATGCACCAAGCCGTCGATGGCTGCTCGTTTGGCCTGCGACAACGGGAGCTCCGAGGGCCTCAGTTTCTTGCGCACAGTCGCAGGCCCATCGCCGTCAAGCGCGCGCTTGCGGCCAACGTCGGCCATGGTTGTTTGATTGCTGTTGCGCTCACTCGTGCAGTCGTTGTTGCTGTACTATGGGTGCAGTCGTTCGCATCCAGGTACGGGCTGATTGCCAGCAATCAAGTGACGTAAGACGACGAGAAAGCGCTACAAGACCATGCGTCCCAAAAAGGAACGTGGTGCAGCACTAGGACTAGCAGGATGGTTGCGATATTAGGAGCGTGGTGCAAACGACAATGTCGCGGAAGTTGGGCGTTGGCGGACATTACTACCGTATCCGCGAGGGTGCTTCTGTCTTGGCACTACCGAGCTTCACTTGCACCATCGCTTTCACCATCGCCTGCCGAATCCCTTAGCAGCGCTGACGACGCGTCCTCACTCGACTGGACCCAATTGCAGTAGCAACACGTGGCGCACACAATACCCTCTGAACACCGATAAATCTCCCAATTCACCATGGTTCACAAGGTTCTCCTCTGGAGCGGGCTCGGTACGTCTCCCACCACGCACGCCTGCCCACCCAGGCCACTACTGACGACATTGACCAGGCGTCGTGGCGCGATTATGGCAGCTGGGCATTGAAAGACGACCGCTCTTCAATAAGGAATCCGTCTGGGTCTACCCCGTTTTTGCTTCTATCGGTGGCAGCTTTGGCTACTGGCTCACCGGCGTCGAGCAGCGACAATTCCGACTATTAGCCGACCGTCGGGATGCCCTACTCGAAAAGCGAGCACGAAGGAAGGAGCGCGAGG encodes:
- a CDS encoding Tymo-45kd-70kd multi-domain protein — encoded protein: MRSFCQLAVLALPLFSTAVVASADDQAEKPSTLYASAQDVFQDLLNALPEESLQAALSGLKDFKNGVFESHHRGVEHVHSSNPALATKLIVDAVMDLRKRQAPQANNGTTTVTEAAASSPQSNSPPPQTEQASTPAATSNAPPAQSSNAPPTQSSQAPAESSAEPSKPQSNPGSTANAPTATVTTTAEKTTTAQRPALIPVVATVTQDGTTVVKTTEVLSAVTASVAVTVVRTNQQGSTVTQTENRPAVIKTVTDSAGRTTVTTSAANYAPTAGEVKTQTNEQGSTFLTTYTPGGGLVSSIQLITTTDSEGRPSTMTSYTFVDPIQATQTDDKTTATGKPSLQTGAAIKNAAQYAAVGVGAFAFFL
- a CDS encoding histone-lysine N-methyltransferase, which gives rise to MFVPGKPKIKTRTVLVKKAPVPAQRPSPQPRTQSRPANGARSHSSSGPPSNRFQSTPRSQTGSREPTRTSVTVSRVDTRKRKGTDTPQWASSDESSDEEDSDHLGVKRRKTRPASSSTEPMSLNRALEPDLKRRIRIQDPEKKDAVNGTANGDTNGTSNGTPDQMIKLAQENAAFRKKKAIAGKSTLKHGYEMTKDDGAKAYKPAFPSSDNKFVMELQYPSPSRPEKFEAVARKEVDEEYSPLEDIYFSIEEIIQHYLPPDLSAELSSDALGTVRLLKRAVTKDDPDLFKQELAKFNKLIKDRYSDGTIPRILDDMHAIPLSLVKRITAQSYNRIVSPHAHRLRKVEGKETTYGELLTPFVHKIFAQTGLNSTHTFVDLGSGVGNVVLQSALQTGAESWGIEKMKLAASLGSQQASELKARSKLWNIALGRIELIEGDFLESPEIDDVLRRADVVLVNNKVFGETLNNLLLQKFLDLKQGCKVVSLESFGGGAKQGVRNEQSIAGLFDEERYESGTNSVSWAGESVEYFIATKAR
- a CDS encoding COMPASS-Shg1 multi-domain protein codes for the protein MADVGRKRALDGDGPATVRKKLRPSELPLSQAKRAAIDGLVHMFQKKGTYDDIRRDLMKQYVSGPAKDELQAALKDLVERETDRNPSLLSKDPRMATTLIEGAGERSDIYGNIMNTVNTLLDRLIQEQGLPKMREYRIQEIGAEAAAEEEKRGSKTEEEWAQEAEARRERREARQREEREKEDEERRRKDRERIDKEREEERLRLKKEREEHEKSREARLKKIREEDAERERRIQEELDRDRGGRRRGGRGRSRTPELDDDLALQLLLQESEQMKKSRQRPVLERSESLEPPMRKAQPPKSLVPRDPATTRLAKLESKSTSPAHGSPSKDSKTPAPKTPTALAKDDDTAMTDAPSIEKSRWDYPPELPSKLDKSRGRSRSRSVARILRHLEKNGVAIVRARGHEGDGASANAAAAILALGVPTTLIAMYQVVALQPLVPPVNARTVEIVSVRTVGRLGNVTTAVTVHEATVHETTTVGMAVENEEVDV